One genomic segment of Misgurnus anguillicaudatus chromosome 23, ASM2758022v2, whole genome shotgun sequence includes these proteins:
- the LOC141359404 gene encoding uncharacterized protein yields MKRFTLLFIISLFINGVFGDEVKSVSVMKGDSVTLHTDITDIQKNDLLDWRFGEKEDRIAQINRAANLISVYAGSELRFRDRLQVNHQTGDLTIRNIITQHTGLYQLDFTRVTPTRKKISLSVVGAGGGKSVSVMEEDSVTLLTDDLDIQKYDVILWRFQHGNSPLAELNRNTGTFSTYDDVHDGRFRDRLQLDVKTGSLAIRNIRTKHSGLYEVEISNTSGGYTIHQSFTVTVSVSDFNVHVFGVTGKVTTVSVIKGELVTLKTYTEIQSYDLIQWMFVPDDDTRIAEIYKSNNTFAVYDGADGRFRDRLILNNQTGDLTITNITTEHTGLYEVKMSDRRRSIQRRFSVHVSGE; encoded by the exons ATGAAAAGGTTCACTTTACTCTTCATCATCTCTTTATTCATCAACG gtgtgtttggtgatgaagtgaaatcagtgtcagtgatgaagggagattctgttactctacacacCGATATTACTGACATAcagaaaaatgatttattagATTGGAGGTTTGGTGAGAAAGAGGATCGCATAGCTCAAATAAACCGTGCGGCCAATTTAATTTCAGTATATGCTGGCAGTGAATTGAGATTTAGAGACAGACTGCAGGTGAatcatcagactggagatctcaccatcagaAACATCATAACTcaacacactggactttatcaACTAGACTTTACTAGAGTGACTcctacaagaaaaaaaatcagtcTTA gTGTGGTTGGTGCAGGTGGAGgaaagtcagtgtcagtgatggaagAAGACTCTGTTACTTTACTCACTGATGATCTTGATATCCAGAAATATGATGTGATACTGTGGAGATTTCAGCATGGAAACTCTCCTCTAGCTGAACTCAACAGAAACACTGGAACCTTCTCTACATATGATGATGTTCAtgatgggagattcagagacagactgcaaCTGGATGTTAAGACTGGATCTCTCGCCATCAGAAACATCAGAACCAAACACTCTGGACTTTATGAAGTAGAGATCAGCAACACCAGCGGTGGTTATACTATACATCAGTCATTCACAGTTACTGTCAGTG tatctgACTTTAATGTTCATGTGTTTGGTGTCACAGGTAAAGTGACGACTGTGTCAGTGATAAAAGGAGAATTGGTCACTTTAAAGACTTATACTGAAATACAGAGCTATGATCTGATACAGTGGATGTTTGTACCTGATGATGACACACGGATAGctgaaatatataaatcaaacaatacaTTTGCGGTATATGATGGTGCtgatgggagattcagagacagactgatACTGaataatcagactggagatctcaccatcacaaacatcacaactgAACACACTGGACTTTATGAGGTAAAGATGAGCGACAGAAGACGATCCATTCAGAGGAGATTCAGTGTTCATGTCAGTGGTGAGTAA
- the LOC141359405 gene encoding uncharacterized protein, whose product MTVSVIKGDWVTLKTNTEIQSYDLIQWMFASDDDSRIAEIYKSNNMFAIYDGADGRFRDRLILNNQTGDLTIINIGTEDAGLYELKMSSSRRSIQRRFSVYVSVLSSYSIAGLCVIGALVIVALTAAGGFYCRYRFPRATIRTMMKGGSVRLETDVDNIKTDDVIEWRFIPGLFQKTIIAKIQNKKIAGGGDERFSRNVQLNSQTGSLLITDITTDRSGLYEVKITIDGKTSYKRFRLIVSGM is encoded by the exons ATGACAGTGTCAGTTATAAAGGGAGATTGGGTCACTTTAAAGACTAATACTGAAATACAGAGCTATGATCTGATACAGTGGATGTTTgcatctgatgatgactctcGGATAGctgaaatatataaatcaaacaatatgTTTGCGATATATGATGGTGCtgatgggagattcagagacagactgatACTGaataatcagactggagatctcactaTCATAAATATCGGAACTGAAGATGCTGGACTTTATGAACTGAAGATGAGCAGCAGTAGACGATCCATTCAGAGAAGATTCAGTGTTTATGTCAGTG TTCTGTCTTCATATAGTATAGCTGGATTATGTGTTATTGGTGCCCTGGTTATTGTTGCTCTAACAGCTGCTGGTGGGTTTTACTGTCGCTACAGATTTCCTAGAGCAACAATACGAACAA TGATGAAGGGAGGTTCTGTCCGTCTTGAGACTGATGTTGATAACATAAAGACAGATGATGTGATCGAGTGGAGGTTTATACCTGGTCTCTTTCAAAAGACCATCATAGCTAAAATCCAAAATAAGAAGATAGCCGGTGGAGGTGATGAGAGATTCAGCAGGAATGTGCAACTGAACAGTCAGACCGGATCTCTTCTCATCACAGACATCACAACTGATCGCTCTGGACTTTATGAAGTAAAAATAACCATTGATGGAAAAACCTCATACAAGAGATTCAGACTCATCGTCTCTGGTATGTAA
- the LOC141359406 gene encoding uncharacterized protein, protein MNHNDGVFGDEVKSVSVMEGDSLTLHTDITDIQTVDLMDWRFGDKEDRIAQINVEANIFSVRDVVDGRFRGRLKLNNQTGDLTISKITTPHTGVYQLEIRIGGKIVKRMFSVSVIDVDTDEMKSVSLMEGDSVTLLTDVTDIQKYDVIRWRFQHENSSLAKLDRNTAIFSTYDDVHDGRFKGRLQLNVHTGSLDITNIRIKHSGLYEVDISSTSSSYTIHQSFTVTVSGE, encoded by the exons ATGAATCACAACGATG gtgtgtttggtgatgaagtgaagtcagtgtcagtgatggagggagattctcttactctacacactgataTTACTGACATACAGACAGTTGATTTAATGGATTGGAGGTTTGGTGATAAAGAGGATCGCATAGCTCAAATAAATGTTGAGGCCAATATATTTTCAGTACGTGATGTAGTTGATGGGAGATTTAGAGGCAGACTGAAGCTGAacaatcagactggagatctcaccatctcAAAGATCACAACTCCTCATACTGGAGTTTATCAACTAGAGATCCGCATCGGTGGGAAGATTGTAAAAAGGATGTTCAGTGTTA GTGTGATTGATGTTGATACAGATGAGATGAAGTCAGTGTCattgatggagggagattctgttacttTACTCACTGACGTTACTGATATCCAGAAATATGATGTGATACGGTGGAGATTTCAACATGAGAACTCTTCTCTAGCCAAACTTGACAGAAACACTGCTATCTTCTCTACATATGATGATGTTCATGATGGGAGATTCAAAGGCAGACTGCAACTGAATGTTCATACTGGATCTCTTGACATCACAAACATCAGAATCAAACACTCTGGACTGTATGAAGTAGATATCAGCAGCACCAGCAGCAGTTACACAATCCATCAGTCATTCACAGTTACTGTCAGTGGTGAGTAA